In one Rhopalosiphum padi isolate XX-2018 chromosome 3, ASM2088224v1, whole genome shotgun sequence genomic region, the following are encoded:
- the LOC132924757 gene encoding PAX-interacting protein 1-like, which yields MFSCEICKELVGESTYSTPCGHIFHLKCITTWLNRSSTCPNCRSDVILTDLIRLFMPEDERFEIKTKEELELLMGKLRILRQTNVSSLITLRYLKKKLSTLQTSFKESQNASNRLRKAYKNIEEQLNSFNTDEINTHKIVIDKYNKEKYKNEVLKKEMYELQSINSAELNKLKSEITNLKAENSLYKTIYNYGQPNTSKMNTWNKNMTTNEIPPTLQLNFKQSPVEGFLSNCHFWIVNEYKELTGDSYHLHFNEHRLIEHGATVAYDYSSMVTHVLCNSQKNSEVLKGLSEYKKCVTDYWLSDIISEKKIIQPWLAHHFPIPYSYNNLPCKYYQIAIVNFGKNEYHRVKAMAEFMGACINNKISHKTDIVICQTLEGEMIERANALQIPTVNVQWINDIILGEEINVLDSNNTKYQQFDLFDPFSINCVKVSHLMEGWKERSRVHCIEIESDSKTIKTCCIHDFTKSNDGDESYKRNKKTKYNS from the exons atgttttcttgtGAGATTTGTAAAGAACTTGTAGGAGAGTCTACCTACTCGACACCATGTGGCCACATTTTCCACCTTAAGTGTATTACAACATGGTTAAATag GTCATCAACGTGTCCTAACTGCCGATCCGATGTCATACTTACAGACTTGATCAGACTGTTTATGCCAGAAGATGAAAGATTTGAAATCAAGACCAAGGAAGAACTGGAATTATTAAT gGGGAAATTACGAATCCTGAGACAGACAAATGTGAGTAGTTTAATTACTCTTagatacttgaaaaaaaaattaagtacctTACAGACAAGCTTTAAAGAAAGCCAGAATGCTAGTAATCGATTGCGaaaagcttataaaaatatcgaagagcaattaaacagttttaataCCGATGAAATAAACACACATAAAATAGT aattgataaatataataaagagaaGTACAAGaatgaagttttaaaaaaagaaatgtatgaATTACAATCAATAAACTCAGCTGAGCTCAA CAAATTAAAATCTGAAATAACAAATTTGAAAGCAGAAAATTctctttataaaactatttacaatTATGGACAACCAAATACATCAAAG ATGAATACTTGGAACAAAAATATGACTACAAATGAAATACCTCCCACATTACAGCTCAATTTTAAAC AATCTCCTGTGGAGGGATTTTTATCAAACTGTCACTTTTGGattgttaatgaatataaaGAACTTACGGGTGATTCATATCACTTACATTTTAATGAACACCGTTTAATAGAACATGGAGCTACTGTGGCTTACGATTACTCAAGTATGGTAACCCATGTGCTTTGCAATAGCCAGAAGAATTCGGAAGTTCTTAaa ggtttatcagaatataaaaaatgtgtgaCTGATTACTGGCTGAGCGATAttattagtgaaaaaaaaattatacaacctTGGTTAGCTCATCATTTCCCAATACCAtacag cTACAATAATTTACCATGTAAATACTACCAGATAGCAATCGTGAACTTTGGAAAAAATGAATATCATAGAGTTAAAGCGATGGCTGAATTTATGGGTGcttgcattaataataaaatttctcATAAAACTGATATTGTAATTTGCCAAAC atTAGAAGGTGAAATGATAGAAAGAGCTAATGCTTTACAAATACCAACGGTAAATGTTCAATGGATAAATGATATAATTCTTGGTGAAGAAATTAATGTACTAGActcaaataatacaaaataccaaCAATTTGACTTGTTTGATCCATTTTCAATTAATTGTGTCAAGGTATCACATCTAATGG AGGGTTGGAAAGAACGTTCACGAGTTCATTGTATAGAAATTGAATCTgatagtaaaacaataaaaacatgttGTATACATGATTTTACAAAATCTAATGATGGTGATGAGAGTTACAAAAG aaataaaaaaacaaaatataacagttGA
- the LOC132927445 gene encoding vacuolar protein sorting-associated protein 26C isoform X1: MALNLDIQLKRSNKVYREGDTIAGVVIIDTPTEVKHEGVSMTIEGTVDLQISTQNVGAFDAFYNSVKPVQLMMCSLEIARAGRFPSGTTEIPFEAPVTPLLNKVLYESYHGVFINVQYLLKAVIKRNFLNKDIHKTLEFVVENTPCLNVLSSKVDKFVINHNTLANVNDSSNIPKFHIIGSIDSVICSIMQPFTGEVKIEHSDIPIKSIDVQLVRVETCGCAEGFSKDATEIQNIQIAEGNVSTGISIPIYMIFPRLFSCSTTKTTNFKIEFEVNISVIFVDDHLVTENFPITLYR; encoded by the exons ATGGCGTTAAACTTGGATATACAACTGAAGCGGTCGAACAAGGTGTATCGCGAAGGC GACACGATTGCTGGTGTGGTGATCATCGACACCCCGACAGAAGTCAAACACGAAGGCGTCTCCATGACCATTGAGGGCACAGTCGACCTGCAGATCAGCACTCAAAACGTAGGTGCTTTCGACGCTTTCTACAATTCTGTGAAG CCGGTGCAATTGATGATGTGCTCGTTGGAAATAGCCCGCGCCGGCCGGTTTCCGAGCGGTACCACTGAAATACCATTTGAAGCTCCCGTCACACCTCTCCTGAACAAAGTGCTGTACGAGTCCTATCATGGCGTCTTCATTAACGTCCAGTATCTGCTGAAAGCTGTTATCAAGAGGAATTTCCTGAATAAGGACATTCACAAAACGCTTGAATTTGTTGTCGAAAATACT CCATGTTTAAATGTGCTGTCATCTAAAGTGGACAAGTTTgtgataaatcataatactttGGCGAACGTTAATGATAGTTCCAATATACCAAAGTTTCATATCATCGGTTCAATTGATTCGGTTATCTGTTCAATTATGCAGCCATTTACAGGAGAA GTGAAAATTGAACATTCTGATATCCCCATTAAATCAATAGATGTACAATTAGTGCGCGTTGAAACTTGTGGTTGTGCCGAAGGTTTCTCAAAAgatg CCACTGAAATTCAAAACATTCAAATTGCTGAAGGAAATGTATCAACGGGTATTTCAATTCCAATTTACATGATTTTTCCAAGGTTGTTTTCTTGTTCCACcacaaaaacaacaaatttcAAAATAG agtttgAAGTCAACATTTCAGTTATTTTTGTTGACGATCACTTAGTGACTGAAAATTTTCCAATCACTCTCTATAGATga
- the LOC132927445 gene encoding vacuolar protein sorting-associated protein 26C isoform X2 — protein sequence MALNLDIQLKRSNKVYREGDTIAGVVIIDTPTEVKHEGVSMTIEGTVDLQISTQNPVQLMMCSLEIARAGRFPSGTTEIPFEAPVTPLLNKVLYESYHGVFINVQYLLKAVIKRNFLNKDIHKTLEFVVENTPCLNVLSSKVDKFVINHNTLANVNDSSNIPKFHIIGSIDSVICSIMQPFTGEVKIEHSDIPIKSIDVQLVRVETCGCAEGFSKDATEIQNIQIAEGNVSTGISIPIYMIFPRLFSCSTTKTTNFKIEFEVNISVIFVDDHLVTENFPITLYR from the exons ATGGCGTTAAACTTGGATATACAACTGAAGCGGTCGAACAAGGTGTATCGCGAAGGC GACACGATTGCTGGTGTGGTGATCATCGACACCCCGACAGAAGTCAAACACGAAGGCGTCTCCATGACCATTGAGGGCACAGTCGACCTGCAGATCAGCACTCAAAAC CCGGTGCAATTGATGATGTGCTCGTTGGAAATAGCCCGCGCCGGCCGGTTTCCGAGCGGTACCACTGAAATACCATTTGAAGCTCCCGTCACACCTCTCCTGAACAAAGTGCTGTACGAGTCCTATCATGGCGTCTTCATTAACGTCCAGTATCTGCTGAAAGCTGTTATCAAGAGGAATTTCCTGAATAAGGACATTCACAAAACGCTTGAATTTGTTGTCGAAAATACT CCATGTTTAAATGTGCTGTCATCTAAAGTGGACAAGTTTgtgataaatcataatactttGGCGAACGTTAATGATAGTTCCAATATACCAAAGTTTCATATCATCGGTTCAATTGATTCGGTTATCTGTTCAATTATGCAGCCATTTACAGGAGAA GTGAAAATTGAACATTCTGATATCCCCATTAAATCAATAGATGTACAATTAGTGCGCGTTGAAACTTGTGGTTGTGCCGAAGGTTTCTCAAAAgatg CCACTGAAATTCAAAACATTCAAATTGCTGAAGGAAATGTATCAACGGGTATTTCAATTCCAATTTACATGATTTTTCCAAGGTTGTTTTCTTGTTCCACcacaaaaacaacaaatttcAAAATAG agtttgAAGTCAACATTTCAGTTATTTTTGTTGACGATCACTTAGTGACTGAAAATTTTCCAATCACTCTCTATAGATga
- the LOC132927417 gene encoding eukaryotic initiation factor 4A-III-like yields the protein MTVRSKKIDLKHVEFDTSDGVEVLSTFDDMNLREDLVRGIYAYGFERPSAIQQRAIMPIVKGRDVIAQAQSGTGKTATISIAMLQSIDMELGDTQVLCLSPTRELAVQIRKVVLALGDYLNVQCHACIGGTNLGEDFRKLEFGQHIVSGTPGRVFDMIRRKALRTRNIKMLVLDEADEMLNQGFKKQIYDVYRFLPPATQVILVSATLPHEILEMTNKFMTNPFRIIVKRDELTLEDIKQFFVAVEQEEWKFDTLCDLYDTLTITKAIIFCCTKRKVDWLTEKMREANFTVSSMHGDMPQKERDVIMKEFHAGQTRVLITTDILSRGIDVQEVSLVINYDLPNNRELYLHRIGRSGRFGRKGVAINFVKMEDVRILRDIEQYYSTQIDEMPMNVADLI from the exons ATGACCGTCCGAAGtaagaaaattgatttaaagCACGTAGAGTTCGATACCAGTGATGGCGTCGAGGTACTGTCTACGTTCGACGACATGAACCTCCGGGAAGACCTCGTTCGCGGTATATACGCGTACG gaTTTGAACGGCCTTCGGCCATCCAACAGCGTGCCATAATGCCGATAGTCAAAGGACGCGACGTTATAGCCCAAGCCCAGTCGGGTACTGGCAAGACGGCCACAATTTCAATCGCTATGTTGCAATCCATTGACATGGAACTCGGAGACACGCAAGTATTATGTCTTTCGCCAACTCGTGAGCTGGCGGTACAAATTCGAAAG gtagtttTAGCATTGGGAGATTATTTAAACGTTCAATGTCATGCTTGTATTGGTGGTACTAACCTCGGTGAAGACTTTAGAAAATTGGAATTTGGTCAACACATTGTTTCTGGAACTCCTGGACGTGTGTttg ATATGATAAGACGTAAAGCATTGCGTACACGtaacattaaaatgttagtGTTAGATGAAGCAGATGAAATGCTCAATCAAGgattcaaaaaacaaatatatgatgtatatcgCTTTTTGCCACCTGCTACTCAG gtTATCTTAGTATCCGCTACATTGCCACATGAAATATTAGAAATGACCAATAAGTTCATGACCAATCCTTTTAGGATAATAGTTAAACG tgatgAACTGACTCTTGAAGATATAAAACAGTTCTTTGTAGCAGTTGAACAAGAGGAATGGAAATTTGATACATTGTGTGATCTTTATGATACTCTAACAATAACTAAAGCAATCATTTTTTGTTGTACAAAAAGAAAG GTGGACTGGCTCACTGAAAAGATGAGGGAAGCTAATTTCACAGTCAGTTCGATGCATGGAGATATGCCACAAAAAGAGAGAGATGTTATAATGAAGGAATTTCATGCCGGACAAAC aagAGTCTTAATCACTACAGACATTTTGTCTCGTGGTATTGATGTTCAAGAAGTTTCATTGgtcataaattatgatttacccAACAATCGCGAACTTTATTtacatag gatTGGCCGTTCTGGAAGATTTGGTCGCAAAGGTGTggcaattaattttgtaaagatGGAAGATGTTAGAATCTTACGTGATATTGAACAGTATTATTCAACACAGATAGATGAAATGCCAATGAatg tggCTGACTTGATTTGA